Proteins encoded in a region of the Nonomuraea helvata genome:
- a CDS encoding iron ABC transporter permease, giving the protein MTRQAGPSRARPLWVVCALGVLAMCMIAGLLDGAADISPWQVVLQAVDWLPFVHVDSGLAPVEQGLLFELRLPRVLVAAVVGGLLAMAGAGYQGVFRNPLADPYLLGAAAGAGLAATAAIVLLPGSAGSIPLAAFLGAVGGVFLAYTLGNTAGRAGGTATLVLAGVAVTSFLTAIQAFIQQLKVEELQRIYSWILGDVGGGWDQFWLVLPYAAVSAVLLLLHGRMLDVLSVGDEEATSLGVRAARVRFTVLLAASLATAAAVAVSGLIGFVGIVIPHIVRRLAGGSYRIVLPLSLIGGGAFLVLADLIARTVIAPAELPIGVVTMFVGAPFFVGVLRMTRRAAT; this is encoded by the coding sequence ATGACACGGCAGGCCGGCCCGTCCAGGGCCAGACCCCTCTGGGTGGTGTGCGCCCTGGGCGTGCTGGCCATGTGCATGATCGCCGGGCTGCTCGACGGGGCCGCCGACATCTCGCCCTGGCAGGTGGTGCTCCAGGCCGTGGACTGGCTGCCGTTCGTGCACGTGGACTCGGGGCTCGCGCCGGTCGAGCAGGGGCTGCTGTTCGAGCTGCGGCTGCCGCGGGTGCTGGTGGCCGCCGTGGTCGGGGGGCTGCTGGCCATGGCGGGAGCGGGGTACCAGGGCGTGTTCAGGAACCCGCTCGCCGACCCGTACCTGCTGGGCGCCGCGGCCGGGGCGGGACTGGCGGCGACCGCGGCCATCGTGCTGCTGCCGGGGTCGGCCGGGAGCATCCCCCTCGCGGCCTTCCTCGGGGCCGTGGGCGGCGTGTTCCTCGCGTACACGCTCGGCAACACCGCCGGGCGCGCGGGCGGCACCGCGACGCTGGTGCTGGCCGGGGTGGCGGTCACGTCGTTCCTGACCGCGATCCAGGCGTTCATCCAGCAGCTCAAGGTTGAGGAGCTGCAGCGCATCTACTCGTGGATACTCGGCGACGTCGGCGGCGGGTGGGACCAGTTCTGGCTGGTCCTGCCGTACGCCGCCGTCTCGGCCGTGCTGCTCCTGCTGCACGGGCGGATGCTCGACGTGCTGTCCGTGGGCGACGAGGAGGCCACGAGCCTCGGCGTGCGGGCGGCCCGGGTGCGCTTCACCGTGCTCCTGGCCGCCTCCCTCGCCACCGCGGCGGCCGTGGCGGTGAGCGGGCTGATCGGGTTCGTGGGCATCGTCATCCCGCACATCGTGCGGCGGCTGGCGGGCGGGTCGTACCGGATCGTGCTGCCGCTCTCGCTGATCGGCGGCGGGGCGTTCCTGGTGCTGGCCGACCTCATCGCGCGCACCGTGATCGCGCCCGCCGAGCTGCCGATCGGGGTGGTGACCATGTTCGTGGGGGCGCCGTTCTTCGTCGGCGTCCTGCGCATGACCAGGCGGGCGGCCACGTGA
- a CDS encoding ABC transporter ATP-binding protein, with amino-acid sequence MIRTQGLSVRLGDREVVSDVSLEVRAGEWLAVIGPNGAGKSTLLKAVMGLVAHRGEVTLDSRPSARLKPRERARLLAYAPQAPALPPDMTVFDYALLGRTPYIPYLGRESAHDREVTASVLDRLDLAAFAMRRVGELSGGERQRVVLARALAQQAPVLLLDEPTTALDLGHQQQVLELVDRLRRADGLTVVTTLHDLTVAGLYADALLLLAGGRAAASGKPAQVLTESLVGRHFDARVKIEPGPDGRPVVHLVRGGP; translated from the coding sequence GTGATCAGGACTCAGGGGCTGTCCGTACGGCTCGGCGACCGCGAGGTCGTGTCCGACGTCTCCCTGGAGGTGCGTGCCGGCGAGTGGCTGGCCGTCATCGGGCCCAACGGGGCAGGCAAGTCCACCCTGCTCAAGGCCGTCATGGGGCTCGTCGCGCACCGGGGCGAGGTCACGCTGGACTCCCGGCCGTCGGCCCGGCTCAAGCCCCGCGAACGGGCCCGCCTGCTCGCCTACGCGCCGCAGGCCCCCGCCCTGCCGCCCGACATGACGGTCTTCGACTACGCGCTGCTCGGGCGTACCCCGTACATCCCGTATCTGGGCCGGGAGAGCGCGCACGACCGGGAGGTCACCGCGTCGGTGCTCGACCGGCTCGACCTGGCCGCGTTCGCCATGCGCCGCGTCGGGGAGCTGTCCGGCGGCGAGCGCCAGCGCGTGGTGCTGGCCAGGGCGCTCGCCCAGCAGGCGCCCGTGCTGCTGCTCGACGAGCCCACGACGGCGCTGGACCTCGGTCACCAGCAGCAGGTGCTGGAGCTGGTGGACCGGCTGCGCCGGGCCGACGGCCTGACCGTCGTCACCACCCTGCACGACCTGACCGTCGCAGGACTCTACGCCGACGCCCTGCTCCTGCTGGCCGGCGGGCGCGCGGCCGCCTCGGGCAAGCCCGCCCAGGTGCTCACCGAGTCGTTGGTGGGACGGCACTTCGACGCCCGTGTCAAGATCGAGCCAGGGCCGGACGGCCGGCCTGTCGTGCACCTGGTCAGGGGAGGGCCGTGA